The Mesorhizobium sp. M3A.F.Ca.ET.080.04.2.1 genome contains the following window.
GTACGATCCCGACAAGGCCAAGTTCCACTACAAGAAGTCGGGCCATGACGGTTCGATTCTTCTCAGGACGTCGGACGTCGCCTTCCCCGGGGCCGTCGATGCCTCGCAGCTCTATCAGCAGAGCGCGGCCAAGGCCGGCATCAAGCTCGAGATCAAGCGCGAGCCCGGCGACGGCTACTGGAACGAGGTGTGGAACAAGCAGCCCTTCTGCGCCTCCTACTGGGGCGGCCGCTCGACGCAGGACCAGATGTACTCGACAGCCTATCTGTCGAGCGCCGACTGGAACGACACCCGCTTCAAGCGCCCGGATTTCGACAAGATGGTGCTGGCGGCGCGCGCCGAGCTCGACGAGGCAAAGCGCAAGGCGATGTACCACGACATGGCCGTCATGGTGCGCGACGAAGGCGGTCTGATCCTGCCGATGTTCAACCAGTTCATCGACGCGACCGGCCCCAAGGTGGGCGGCTGGGTCGACGATCCGCATCAGGAACTGAGCAACGGCTACGCTCTGGCAAAGTGCTGGCTCGAAGCCTGAGCCTGGCCTTGCGGAGATGTCCTCGCCCATCGTGAAACTGGTGGCCCAGCGCATTGCGCTGGGCATCCTCCTTCTGCTGGCCGTTTCGGTCCTGATCTTCGCCGGCACCCAGATCCTGCCCGGCGACGTCGCGCAAGCCATCCTCGGACAATCGGCGACGCCGGAGTCGCTCGCCAACCTGCGCGAGCAGCTCGGGCTTAACCAGCCTGCCTATATCCGCTACTTTCACTGGCTGGGCGGCGTGCTCACCGGCGACCTCGGCACAGCCATGTCGAGCGGGCAGGACATAGCGACGTCGATCAAGGACCGGCTGTGGAACACGCTGTTCCTGGCGTTCTGGGCGGCGATCGTCGCCGTGCCGCTGGCCATCACGCTGGGACTGATCGCGGTGCGCTTCCGTAATGGCTGGGTCGACAAGCTGATCTCCGGGCTGGCGCTCGCCTCGACTTCGTTCCCGGAATTCTTCATCGGCTATCTGCTGGTGTTCTACTTCGCGGTTCAGCACCAGTGGTTCCCCGCCATCTCCACCGTCTATGAAGGAATGCCGCTCGGCGAGCGCATACAGGCGATCGCGCTGCCGGCCTCGGCGCTGACGCTGGTGGTGCTTGCCCATATGATGCGCATGACGCGCGCTGCGATCCTGAACGTCATGCAATCGGCTTATGTCGAGACGGCCGAGCTCAAGGGTCTTTCCGCCTTTGCCGTCATCCGCAAGCATGCCTTCCCGAACGCCATCGCGCCGATCATCAACGTCGTCATGCTCAACCTTGCCTATCTCGTCGTCGGCGTCGTCGTGGTCGAGGTGATCTTCGTCTATCCGGGCATGGGCCAGTATCTCGTCGATCACGTCACCAAGCGCGACGTGCCGGTCGTGCAAGCGGTCGGGCTGATCTTTGCCGCGGTCTACATCAGCCTCAACATCATTGCGGACATTGCGGCGATCGTCGCCAATCCGCGTCTCAGGCATCCGAAGTAGGGGGCGACCGATATGCTCGATATCAGACGCATCCCCATCCCCGCTCTTGTCGGCGTCGTGCTAACAACGCTATTCGTGCTTATGGCGGTCTTTGCGCCCTGGATCGCGCCGCACGGCAATGCCGAGATCATTGGCGACGTCTGGGGGCCGATGTCGTCGGCCCACTGGCTGGGCACCGACAATCTCGGCCGTGACCTGCTGTCGCGCATGATCTACGGCGCCCGCATCACGCTGTTCATCGCGGTGCTGGCCACCGCGCTGTCCTTCTCGGTCGGCGCCATCCTTGGCTTTTCGGCCGCGGTGTTCGGCGGCTGGTTCGACACGATCCTGTCGCGCCTCGTCGACCTCCTGATGTCGATCCCGACACTGATCATGGGCCTGGTGGTGCTCTCGGTGCTGCCAACCAATCTGGTGACGCTGATCCTGGTGATGGGCGTTCTCGACTCCACCCGCGTCTATCGCCTTTCGCGCGCAGTCGCCGTCGACATCAACGTCATGGATTATGTCGAGGCCGCCAAGCTGCGCGGTGAAGGCAGCGGCTGGATCATCTTCCGCGAGATCCTGCCCAACGCATTATCGCCGCTCGTCTCGGAGCTGGGGCTGCGTTTCATTTATGCGGTGCTGTTCTTGTCGACGCTTTCCTTCCTCGGCCTCGGCGTGCAGCCGCCGGATGCCGATTGGGGCGGCATGGTGAAGGAGAACAAGGACGGCATCGTGTTTGGCATTCCGGCCGCGCTGATCCCGGCCGCGGCGATCGCGGCGCTGGCGATCTCGGTCAATCTCGTGGCCGACTGGGTGCTCAACCGCACGACGAGCCTGAAGGGAGGGCGCGGCTGATGGCTGACGGCAAAGCGAAGTCAGGCCTTCTGCTCGATATCCGCAATCTGCGCATCGAAGCGACGGTCTATCCGCCCGGCGAGGCGCCGAAGACCATCACGCTCGTCCACGACGTTTCGCTGACGCTGGAAAAGGGCAAGGTGCTCGGCCTGATCGGCGAATCCGGCGCCGGCAAGTCGACCATCGGCCTGTCGTCCATGGGCTATGGCCGCGGCGGCGTGCGCATCACCGGCGGCGAGGTGATCCTCAACGGCCGCGACATCATGAAGGGTGGCAAGGAAGGCTTCCGCAAGCTGCGCGGGCGCGAGGTCTGCTATGTCGCGCAATCGGCGGCCGCCGCCTTCAATCCGGCGCACCGGCTGATGGACCAGGTGGTGGAAGCGGCGCTTCTGCACGGCACGGCGACGCGGGCCGAAGCGGAGAAGCGTGCCGTGGCCCTGTTCAAGAAGCTCAGCCTGCCCAATCCCGAAACGATCGGCCAGCGCTTCCCGCACCAGGTCTCGGGCGGGCAGCTGCAGCGCGTGATGACGGCGATGGCGCTGTGCTCGGAGCCGGACTTGATCGTCTTCGACGAGCCGACCACGGCGCTGGACGTGACGACGCAGATCGACGTGCTGGCGGCGATCAAGGATGCCATCCGCGACACCCATGTGGCGGCGCTCTACATCACCCACGACCTCGCGGTGGTCGCGCAGGTGGCCGACGAGATCATGGTGCTGCGTCACGGCCGGCTGGTCGAATGGGGCGGCACCCGCCAGATCATCAAGGAGCCGCGGCAGGAATACACCAACGCGCTGGTCTCGGTGCATGAGATCAAGCATGACGAGCAGCAGCCGGGCAACGCGCCGATGCTGTCGGTGAAGAACGTGACGGCTGCCTATGGCGGCGGCCACATCAAGGTGCTGAAGAATGTTTCCGTCGATATCTTTCCCGGCCAGACGCTGGCGGTGGTCGGCGAGAGCGGCTCAGGCAAGTCAACGCTGGCGCGCGCCATAACCGGCCTGCTGCCGCCCGAGCAGGGCAGCGTCGTGTTCGACGGCCGCACGCTCGGCAACCGGCTGGCCGACAGGCCGAAGGAAGATTTGCGCCAGCTGCAGATGATCTACCAGATGGCGGACGTGGCGATGAACCCGCGCCAGACGGTGGGCACCATCATCGGCCGGCCGCTGGAGTTCTACTTCGGCATCAAGGGCCGCGAGCGCGACAAGCGCGTAACCGAACTGCTCGACCAGATCGAGATGGGCAAGGGTTTCGTCGACCGCTACCCGGCCGAGCTTTCCGGCGGCCAGAAGCAGCGCGTCTGCATCGCCCGCTCGCTGGCGGCCAAGCCGAAGCTGATCATCTGCGACGAGGTGACGTCGGCACTCGACCCGCTGGTCGCCAACGGCATCCTCAAACTCTTGCTCAACCTGCAGCAGGTCGAGAAGGTCGCCTATCTCTTCATCACCCACGATCTGGCGACGGTGAAGTCGATCGCCGACTCCATCGCGGTGATGTATCGCGGTGAGGTGGTCCGCTATGGCTCGAAGAGCAAGGTGCTGACGCCGCCCTTCGATGCATATACGGACCTCCTTCTGTCCTCCGTTCCGGAGATGGAGATTGGCTGGCTCGAGAAGGCCATCTCGGGGCGGCGCATGGCGAGCGCCGGCAACTAGGGCCCAGGTCTTTCTCAGCGTTTGGACCTGATCATTCGGCCCAGACGCAGCCCTCTCGCAAGCCCGCATGGAGCAGCCCGTGGCGCTCAAATCCCGACTGCTGCTCGTCATCCTCGACGGCGTGCCCTACCGGAACTGGCGCCGGCTGATGGGCAATCTGGAAGGCTGGGTGCAGTCGGGCGAGGCGCAGGTGTGGAGGATGCGCTCGGTGCTGCCGTCGACCTCGGCCTGCTGCTACGCCTCGATCCACACCGGTGTTTCGCCGCAAGTGCACGGCATTCTGTCCAACGAGAACCGGTTCCGGGTCGAGCAGCCCGATATCTTCTCCGAGGTCAGCAAGGCCGGCGGCAAGACTGGCGCCGTCGCCCATTCCTACTGGTCGGAGTTCTTCCGTTCCTGTCCTTTCGACCTGGTCGAGGACATGGAATATGACGAGCCGGGCGGCCCGATCACGCATGGCCGCTTCCACACCATGACCGGCTACAATCTGAAGAACCAGATGACGCCGAGCGACGTCGACCTGTTCGCGACGCTGACCATGCTGACCAGGCGTTACGGCATCGATTACGGAATCCTGCACAGTTGCACGCTGGACTCGATGGGCCATCGCTTCGGCCATGACTGCCACGAGATGGACCATGCCTGCTACGCGGCGGACGGCATGCTTGCCGCCTTCCTGCCCGGCTGGCGGCGGGCCGGCTACGAGGTGATCGTCACCGCCGACCACGGCCAGACGAACCGCGGCCACCACGGCGGTCACGACGACGAGATGCAGGATTTCGCGCTTTATTATTTCGGCCCGGCGAAAGGACCGGAAGCCGATACGCTGCTCGACCAGTTGCAATTGGCGCCGACGGTGCTGCGCCGGCTCGGCGTGGCGATACCGCCGACGATGAAGGCGAAGGTGTTTTTGGAATGAAGGTAGCGTCGGCGCGCCCTCTCCCCGTCCATACGGGGAGAGGGTGAGGGCAGCGCCAGCGTCGATGCGTAGACAGGAACGCTGGAGCCGCCCC
Protein-coding sequences here:
- a CDS encoding ABC transporter permease is translated as MLDIRRIPIPALVGVVLTTLFVLMAVFAPWIAPHGNAEIIGDVWGPMSSAHWLGTDNLGRDLLSRMIYGARITLFIAVLATALSFSVGAILGFSAAVFGGWFDTILSRLVDLLMSIPTLIMGLVVLSVLPTNLVTLILVMGVLDSTRVYRLSRAVAVDINVMDYVEAAKLRGEGSGWIIFREILPNALSPLVSELGLRFIYAVLFLSTLSFLGLGVQPPDADWGGMVKENKDGIVFGIPAALIPAAAIAALAISVNLVADWVLNRTTSLKGGRG
- a CDS encoding ABC transporter ATP-binding protein, which gives rise to MADGKAKSGLLLDIRNLRIEATVYPPGEAPKTITLVHDVSLTLEKGKVLGLIGESGAGKSTIGLSSMGYGRGGVRITGGEVILNGRDIMKGGKEGFRKLRGREVCYVAQSAAAAFNPAHRLMDQVVEAALLHGTATRAEAEKRAVALFKKLSLPNPETIGQRFPHQVSGGQLQRVMTAMALCSEPDLIVFDEPTTALDVTTQIDVLAAIKDAIRDTHVAALYITHDLAVVAQVADEIMVLRHGRLVEWGGTRQIIKEPRQEYTNALVSVHEIKHDEQQPGNAPMLSVKNVTAAYGGGHIKVLKNVSVDIFPGQTLAVVGESGSGKSTLARAITGLLPPEQGSVVFDGRTLGNRLADRPKEDLRQLQMIYQMADVAMNPRQTVGTIIGRPLEFYFGIKGRERDKRVTELLDQIEMGKGFVDRYPAELSGGQKQRVCIARSLAAKPKLIICDEVTSALDPLVANGILKLLLNLQQVEKVAYLFITHDLATVKSIADSIAVMYRGEVVRYGSKSKVLTPPFDAYTDLLLSSVPEMEIGWLEKAISGRRMASAGN
- a CDS encoding ABC transporter permease, coding for MSSPIVKLVAQRIALGILLLLAVSVLIFAGTQILPGDVAQAILGQSATPESLANLREQLGLNQPAYIRYFHWLGGVLTGDLGTAMSSGQDIATSIKDRLWNTLFLAFWAAIVAVPLAITLGLIAVRFRNGWVDKLISGLALASTSFPEFFIGYLLVFYFAVQHQWFPAISTVYEGMPLGERIQAIALPASALTLVVLAHMMRMTRAAILNVMQSAYVETAELKGLSAFAVIRKHAFPNAIAPIINVVMLNLAYLVVGVVVVEVIFVYPGMGQYLVDHVTKRDVPVVQAVGLIFAAVYISLNIIADIAAIVANPRLRHPK
- a CDS encoding alkaline phosphatase family protein, with product MALKSRLLLVILDGVPYRNWRRLMGNLEGWVQSGEAQVWRMRSVLPSTSACCYASIHTGVSPQVHGILSNENRFRVEQPDIFSEVSKAGGKTGAVAHSYWSEFFRSCPFDLVEDMEYDEPGGPITHGRFHTMTGYNLKNQMTPSDVDLFATLTMLTRRYGIDYGILHSCTLDSMGHRFGHDCHEMDHACYAADGMLAAFLPGWRRAGYEVIVTADHGQTNRGHHGGHDDEMQDFALYYFGPAKGPEADTLLDQLQLAPTVLRRLGVAIPPTMKAKVFLE